GGAGGTTTTAGAAGACAATCAGTCTTTCGCTGGCTTTTTTGGCTATGACTGGAAAGACAAGGACAAAATGACCACGATCCTGGGCATTCACTTGATGCTACTCGGCGTAGGAGCTTTGTTACTAGTTGCCAAGGCAATGTTCTGGGGTGGTCTGTTTGACTCCTGGGCAGCTGGCAGTGGAGATGTGAGGGTCATCAATCATCCTACGCTTAATCCTTTTAGAATCTATGGTTACCTATTTGGAGTTTGGGGACGAGAAGGAATAGCCGCTGTTGATAATTTGGAGGATGTAGTTGGCGGTCACATCTGGGTTAGTTTGATTTTGATTGCTGGTGGCATTTTCCACATCTTGACTAAGCCGTTTGCCTGGGCGCGTCGGGTATTGATTTATTCAGGAGAAGCGTATCTTTCGTATAGTCTAGGCGCTTTAGCCTACATGGGCTTTTTGGCAGCATACTTTGCCTGGGTCAACAACACTGTCTATCCAGAAGTTTTCTATGGTCCGGTTGGCGCTATAGAAACTTCCACTGGTATAGTTTCCGCCCGTGGTTGGTTGGTAACTTTCCATTTTGTCCTGGCACTCTTATTCCTGGTAGGTCACATTTGGCATGCTCTTCGTGCCCGTGCAGTTGAAGCTGGGTTTGATTTCAAAAAAGGCGACATGATTCAGCCACCGCTAGCGAATCCTCAAAGGGGTAGTCTGGCAACCTCAGTCAATGCTGGCGATTTCACGCTGAACTTTCTGAAATACTTGCCAATTTACCGCCCTGGTATAACTTCTCTCTCGCGGGGACTGGAGATTGGCATGGCTCATGGGTATTGGTTGGTTGGTCCTTTTGCCATATTAGGTTCATTCGGTTCATTACATGATTCTGAGGTAGGTAACCTAATTGGCTTACTAGCCGCAGGAGGTTTGATTGTTGTCCTAACAACAGGTTTCTCGATTTACGGCAGTACTACCTTTAAACAGCGCCTAGAGACTTTACCCAAGCCGGCTTTAGTAACCACAGTCCCAAACGTGCCAGAGTCTTTACAAACCGTAGACGAGTGGAGCCAGTTTAATACAGGCTTTCTCATAGGCGGTATTGGTGGAGCAATCTTTGCTTATCTGCTGTTGAATAGCCTGAG
This window of the Chroococcidiopsis sp. CCMEE 29 genome carries:
- a CDS encoding chlorophyll a/b binding light-harvesting protein; the encoded protein is MTAVISDSPYKNQIPDVGWWAGNFRLTNLSGKLLGAHVAHAGLIVLWAGAMTLFELSRYNPDLPMYEQGLILLPHLATLGFGVGAGGQVINTYPYLAIACFHLVSSAVLGAGGLYHSLLGPEVLEDNQSFAGFFGYDWKDKDKMTTILGIHLMLLGVGALLLVAKAMFWGGLFDSWAAGSGDVRVINHPTLNPFRIYGYLFGVWGREGIAAVDNLEDVVGGHIWVSLILIAGGIFHILTKPFAWARRVLIYSGEAYLSYSLGALAYMGFLAAYFAWVNNTVYPEVFYGPVGAIETSTGIVSARGWLVTFHFVLALLFLVGHIWHALRARAVEAGFDFKKGDMIQPPLANPQRGSLATSVNAGDFTLNFLKYLPIYRPGITSLSRGLEIGMAHGYWLVGPFAILGSFGSLHDSEVGNLIGLLAAGGLIVVLTTGFSIYGSTTFKQRLETLPKPALVTTVPNVPESLQTVDEWSQFNTGFLIGGIGGAIFAYLLLNSLSVFQAIALF